From a single Nocardioides panacis genomic region:
- a CDS encoding DUF4186 domain-containing protein: MPDPAEIDDRIDRASARPFGRRFHLRGRERATAELRGPQTMRAHAAEIIAERLAPAEPRNDGRQTPYRNHPVFVAQHATATCCRSCLATWHGIAKGHRLDRGERAYVVEVIGRWIDRELATSMEGRDPGSSTSRRS; this comes from the coding sequence GTGCCCGACCCCGCCGAGATCGATGACCGGATTGACCGCGCGAGCGCGCGACCGTTCGGGCGGCGGTTCCACCTGCGCGGGCGCGAGCGGGCTACGGCTGAGCTGCGCGGTCCGCAGACGATGCGGGCTCACGCCGCGGAGATCATCGCGGAGCGGCTGGCGCCGGCCGAGCCGCGCAACGACGGCCGGCAGACCCCCTACCGCAACCACCCGGTCTTCGTGGCCCAGCACGCCACCGCGACCTGCTGCCGCAGCTGCCTGGCGACGTGGCACGGCATCGCGAAGGGGCATCGGCTCGACCGCGGCGAGCGGGCCTACGTGGTCGAGGTGATCGGGCGTTGGATCGACCGCGAGCTGGCGACCTCCATGGAGGGTCGGGACCCCGGGAGCTCCACCTCACGCCGATCGTGA
- a CDS encoding ArsR/SmtB family transcription factor codes for MTRKTAEHRHRIDDVSTELIDVLVALHHPTRRWLVELLYVEGPATVGGLAARTGLAVGSVSHHLKPLHRQGFVEPAPELARDTRESWWRVTERQLTWSAEDFAPDSLGRKVADHAELENFRYQARATQQWLQDMGQTTPEWRRAAGSTDSLVRATPEQTKDLHQRLGAVLQAWTEEVKTESPAADSRMVRVILRMFPSRPVRP; via the coding sequence GTGACCCGCAAGACGGCCGAGCACCGGCACCGCATCGACGACGTCAGTACCGAGCTGATCGACGTCCTCGTCGCTCTGCACCACCCGACCCGGCGATGGTTGGTTGAGTTGCTGTACGTCGAGGGGCCGGCCACGGTGGGCGGGCTCGCCGCGCGCACCGGGCTGGCGGTGGGGTCGGTGAGCCACCACCTCAAGCCGCTGCATCGGCAGGGATTCGTCGAGCCGGCGCCCGAGCTGGCCCGCGACACCCGGGAGAGTTGGTGGCGGGTGACCGAGCGCCAACTGACGTGGAGCGCCGAGGACTTCGCGCCCGACAGTCTGGGCCGCAAGGTCGCAGACCACGCGGAGCTCGAGAACTTCCGGTACCAGGCACGCGCCACGCAGCAGTGGCTCCAGGACATGGGCCAGACGACGCCGGAGTGGCGGCGCGCGGCAGGCTCGACCGACAGCCTGGTCCGGGCCACCCCCGAGCAGACCAAGGACCTGCACCAGCGCCTGGGCGCCGTCCTCCAGGCGTGGACCGAGGAGGTCAAGACCGAGAGCCCGGCGGCCGACAGCCGGATGGTCCGGGTCATCCTGCGGATGTTCCCCAGCAGGCCGGTGCGGCCGTGA
- a CDS encoding MOSC domain-containing protein has product MMEVELPEDATVPTLTRSFAACVASVTETPIAEVPQPRADLPGAISHWRSWLAGRGAGLVTLGKPSSFSWPGYWLAILGRPGLSADAHDATAVLMFGTPSGVVLSPQDPSLLGRAATDLPVREGYVLCGLDPALIAPTSPLPQLSGTVAAIALAERATGDMRTVDHAQALANRGLDGDRYAAKAGTFTPTDDTTRGYDLTLIEAEVLDSLTLPEARTLGYAEARRNVVTHGLDLNALVGRRFRVGNVECLGQRLCEPCSHLERLTTKGTLRGLIHRGGLRADVLSDGVITTGDLIETID; this is encoded by the coding sequence ATGATGGAAGTCGAGCTGCCCGAGGACGCGACGGTTCCCACACTCACACGCTCGTTCGCCGCATGTGTGGCATCGGTAACCGAGACGCCGATCGCGGAGGTCCCTCAGCCAAGGGCGGACTTGCCGGGAGCGATCAGTCATTGGCGCAGTTGGCTCGCGGGGCGGGGCGCAGGGTTGGTGACGCTCGGGAAGCCGTCCTCGTTCAGCTGGCCCGGGTACTGGCTGGCCATCCTGGGGCGGCCTGGCCTCAGCGCGGACGCTCACGACGCCACGGCGGTGCTGATGTTCGGCACCCCCTCGGGCGTCGTGCTGAGTCCCCAGGATCCGAGCCTGCTCGGTCGTGCTGCCACCGACCTCCCTGTCCGGGAGGGCTACGTCCTCTGCGGCCTTGACCCGGCTCTCATCGCCCCTACCTCCCCGCTGCCGCAACTGAGCGGCACGGTCGCGGCCATCGCGCTGGCAGAGCGGGCCACCGGCGACATGCGCACCGTGGACCACGCCCAGGCCCTCGCCAACCGGGGCCTGGACGGTGACCGCTACGCCGCCAAGGCAGGCACCTTCACCCCGACCGACGACACCACACGCGGTTACGACCTGACCCTGATCGAGGCCGAAGTGCTTGACAGCCTCACCTTGCCCGAGGCCCGCACCCTCGGCTACGCCGAGGCGCGACGCAACGTGGTCACCCACGGGCTCGACCTCAACGCCCTGGTCGGGCGACGCTTCCGGGTGGGCAACGTCGAGTGCCTGGGCCAGCGCCTCTGCGAGCCGTGCTCACACCTGGAACGCCTCACCACCAAGGGCACGCTGCGGGGACTGATCCATCGCGGCGGCCTACGCGCCGATGTTCTCAGCGACGGAGTAATCACCACCGGCGACCTCATCGAGACCATCGACTAG
- a CDS encoding transposase — protein sequence MGRPLAARLLAQGETVLDVPAKLAARVRVFDTGNARKTDATDAHAVAMVALRTAGLNELSCDEELVALRLLTDRRDELAHLRVQTVNRLQRLLTELIPGGAKRDLSALQAKRLLAKVRPRSLTGKTMRRMAVEEIADLVAVDAKLTSITKELRTAVQDRGSHLMDLFGIGPAGAARVLSDVGDVARFPDRNHFASWTGTAPLDASSGDQIRHRLSRAGNRRLNHVLHVAAIVQIRHDTEGRAYYRRKLAEAKTPMEALRCLKRRLSDAVYRQLVADADSSQVPEAETEQAGPGGHSGASSQSSAADLSTPVIGSSDQPLPGPATPTLPVTKTAAKTHQAPAPRSRQRRAGAVKMERPTGRTTLTATSDVANSGRPKPRP from the coding sequence ATGGGGCGGCCGCTGGCCGCGCGGCTGCTCGCCCAGGGCGAGACTGTTCTCGATGTGCCGGCGAAGCTGGCAGCCCGGGTGCGGGTCTTCGACACCGGCAACGCCCGCAAGACCGATGCCACCGACGCGCACGCGGTCGCGATGGTGGCACTGCGGACAGCCGGACTGAACGAGCTGTCCTGCGACGAGGAGCTGGTTGCGTTGCGGCTGCTCACCGATCGCCGTGACGAGCTCGCGCACCTGCGAGTGCAGACCGTCAACCGGTTGCAGCGGCTGCTCACTGAGCTCATCCCCGGTGGCGCCAAGCGGGACCTTTCCGCGTTGCAGGCGAAGCGACTGCTCGCCAAGGTGAGGCCGAGATCGCTGACAGGTAAGACGATGCGGCGGATGGCTGTCGAAGAGATCGCCGACCTGGTCGCGGTCGATGCGAAGCTCACGTCGATCACCAAGGAGCTCCGGACAGCGGTCCAAGACCGCGGATCGCACCTGATGGACCTGTTCGGGATCGGCCCGGCCGGCGCAGCCCGGGTCCTGTCCGACGTCGGCGACGTGGCCCGGTTCCCCGACCGCAACCACTTCGCCTCCTGGACTGGCACCGCACCCCTGGACGCCTCGAGCGGTGACCAGATCCGACACCGCCTGTCCCGGGCTGGGAACCGACGGCTCAACCACGTGCTGCACGTCGCCGCGATCGTGCAGATCCGCCACGACACCGAGGGCCGCGCCTACTACCGACGAAAGCTGGCCGAGGCCAAGACCCCGATGGAGGCCCTGCGCTGCCTCAAGCGGCGGCTCTCCGACGCCGTCTATCGACAACTCGTCGCCGACGCCGACAGCAGCCAGGTGCCGGAAGCTGAGACAGAACAGGCGGGCCCGGGAGGGCACTCGGGGGCGTCTTCACAATCCAGCGCGGCCGATCTGTCCACCCCGGTCATCGGCTCTTCGGATCAGCCACTTCCCGGACCCGCAACCCCGACGCTACCCGTCACCAAGACCGCTGCGAAGACCCACCAGGCTCCGGCTCCGCGCTCCAGGCAACGGCGCGCAGGAGCCGTCAAGATGGAGCGCCCCACCGGACGAACGACCTTGACGGCGACAAGCGACGTCGCAAACTCAGGAAGGCCAAAGCCGCGGCCTTGA
- a CDS encoding carbohydrate ABC transporter permease, with protein sequence MHLAALVVAVLILLPFAYMVSASVSPQSNLISRPPRWIPSHLDWERYRQILFGEGGAGSTFRAAMVNSTIVAVATVAISMAVGIFGAYAFARLDFRGRRPTLMVFLATYMLPQIALLIPMYLILNSLGLLDSRLGLILVDSSLIIPFTLWILSNYFLTVPVDLEDAARIDGCSRVGALFRVILPSAKPGIFAAIMFAFLLAWDEFMYALVFTSSNASKTIPVAISEFAGRYTTDFGLVAAGGILAALPPVLVAILFQRYVVSGMAAGAVKG encoded by the coding sequence GTGCACCTGGCCGCCCTGGTGGTCGCGGTGCTGATCTTGCTGCCGTTCGCCTACATGGTCTCGGCCAGCGTCTCGCCGCAGTCCAACCTGATCAGCCGGCCCCCTCGATGGATCCCCTCCCATCTCGACTGGGAGCGGTACCGTCAGATCCTGTTCGGTGAGGGTGGTGCCGGATCCACCTTCCGTGCGGCCATGGTCAACTCCACGATCGTCGCCGTGGCGACGGTGGCGATCTCGATGGCCGTCGGCATCTTCGGCGCCTACGCTTTCGCCCGGCTGGACTTCCGCGGGCGCCGCCCAACACTGATGGTGTTCCTCGCGACATACATGCTCCCGCAGATCGCGCTGCTCATCCCGATGTACCTCATCCTCAACAGCCTCGGACTGCTCGACTCCAGGCTGGGGCTGATCCTGGTCGACAGCTCGCTGATCATCCCGTTCACGCTTTGGATCCTGAGCAACTACTTCCTCACCGTCCCGGTCGACCTCGAGGATGCCGCCCGCATCGACGGGTGCAGCCGAGTGGGGGCGCTGTTCCGCGTGATCCTGCCCAGTGCCAAGCCTGGGATCTTCGCGGCGATCATGTTCGCGTTCCTGCTCGCGTGGGACGAGTTCATGTACGCACTCGTGTTCACCTCGTCCAACGCGTCCAAGACGATCCCCGTCGCGATCTCGGAGTTCGCGGGGCGTTACACCACCGACTTTGGCCTCGTCGCCGCGGGCGGCATCCTGGCCGCGCTCCCTCCGGTGCTCGTGGCGATTCTCTTCCAACGCTATGTCGTCAGCGGAATGGCCGCCGGCGCAGTAAAGGGGTAG
- a CDS encoding TolB family protein: MNTFRRCPALGGDVLVRQTLADQFGDRNSIGVRLRLSQGGEESALFTIRLDGSQERQVTSFALHAGDATWSPDGRTMALEASPTPTSRGDVYTVRPDGSQLRNLTRNDSQVAGSADPVWSPDGKFLLFLSETRTTDGDVTGGLTVMRANGTARRFVPATPMFEHQPDWRAIRR; this comes from the coding sequence GTGAACACGTTCCGCAGGTGCCCAGCACTGGGCGGCGACGTTCTTGTTCGACAGACCCTGGCCGACCAGTTCGGCGACCGCAATTCCATCGGGGTGAGGTTGAGGTTGAGCCAGGGTGGCGAGGAGTCCGCCCTGTTCACCATCCGGCTCGACGGTAGCCAGGAACGACAGGTGACCTCGTTCGCGCTCCACGCCGGCGACGCCACGTGGTCGCCGGACGGTCGCACCATGGCGCTCGAGGCGTCCCCGACGCCGACCAGCCGCGGTGACGTCTACACGGTGCGGCCGGACGGCAGCCAGCTGCGGAACCTCACACGCAACGACTCCCAGGTGGCCGGGTCCGCGGACCCCGTGTGGTCACCGGACGGCAAGTTCCTTCTCTTCCTGTCCGAGACCCGGACCACGGATGGTGACGTGACCGGCGGCCTGACCGTGATGAGGGCCAACGGGACGGCACGGAGATTCGTCCCCGCGACTCCGATGTTCGAGCACCAACCGGACTGGCGGGCCATCCGAAGGTGA
- a CDS encoding MFS transporter, translated as MRRDPMVLTWLAGTTISAFGDAVWTVALAWTAVQTVSSTLAGAVLGAEMLPQAVLVLLGGVLADRFDPRRILVLGQVARALVLALGALAWHAGSDGAVTLFAIALSFGVVAGLTVPSGGPLLREFVHPDDFGTVMGWQQVLGRTMRLLGAPAGGVIIALYGPVGAMVIDGASFAFIALVLALVVRARYAVPRAAHTRWWESFSDGVAYLGRSPTARIFITGLTALNVFVTPVVALGLAIRVEGSGWGAHWLGFADGTLAVGAIAGSLLAIRWPRLHAARAGFRVLVLQGVGLAIVGMPSLPAVLLGMVTVGVTAGMASVWLSGAFLKAIDPEYTGRVSSVTSLGDMTLMPLSLPVLGAIAGTTSVLTSTLIFGLTMSLLCLTFATRKAIATLT; from the coding sequence GTGCGTCGCGACCCGATGGTGCTGACCTGGCTCGCGGGCACCACGATCTCGGCGTTCGGCGACGCGGTGTGGACCGTCGCGCTCGCGTGGACCGCCGTACAGACGGTGTCGTCGACGCTGGCGGGCGCCGTGCTCGGGGCCGAGATGCTCCCGCAGGCGGTCCTCGTCCTCCTTGGCGGCGTGCTGGCAGACCGCTTCGACCCGCGGCGCATCCTCGTCCTCGGCCAGGTGGCCCGGGCTCTCGTCCTTGCGCTCGGAGCGCTCGCGTGGCACGCCGGGTCCGACGGCGCCGTGACGTTGTTCGCTATCGCCCTGTCCTTCGGGGTCGTCGCGGGACTGACCGTCCCATCGGGTGGACCACTGCTGCGGGAGTTCGTCCACCCCGACGACTTCGGGACGGTGATGGGCTGGCAGCAGGTCCTCGGCCGCACCATGCGCCTCCTGGGCGCGCCGGCGGGCGGCGTCATCATTGCCTTGTACGGCCCGGTGGGCGCGATGGTGATCGACGGCGCGTCGTTCGCATTCATCGCGCTGGTGCTCGCCTTGGTAGTGCGGGCCCGGTACGCGGTGCCGCGCGCCGCGCACACCCGCTGGTGGGAATCCTTCTCCGACGGTGTCGCCTACCTGGGGCGCAGCCCGACGGCGCGCATCTTCATCACGGGGCTGACCGCGCTGAACGTGTTCGTGACCCCGGTCGTCGCACTCGGGCTGGCGATCCGCGTCGAGGGATCCGGCTGGGGTGCGCACTGGCTCGGCTTCGCCGACGGCACCCTGGCCGTCGGCGCGATCGCCGGAAGCCTGCTCGCGATCCGCTGGCCGCGGCTGCACGCCGCGCGGGCCGGGTTCAGGGTCCTGGTGCTGCAAGGCGTAGGGCTGGCGATCGTGGGCATGCCGTCCCTGCCGGCCGTGCTGCTGGGGATGGTCACGGTAGGGGTGACGGCCGGCATGGCGTCGGTCTGGCTGTCGGGCGCGTTCCTGAAGGCGATCGACCCGGAGTACACCGGCCGCGTCTCCTCGGTCACCAGCCTCGGTGACATGACCCTGATGCCGCTCTCGCTGCCGGTGCTCGGCGCGATCGCGGGAACCACCAGCGTGCTGACCTCAACGCTGATCTTCGGGCTCACGATGTCCCTGCTATGCCTGACCTTCGCGACGCGCAAGGCCATCGCGACCCTGACGTGA
- a CDS encoding DUF4186 domain-containing protein, protein MPDPAEIDDRIDRASARPFGRRFHLRGRERATAELRGPQTMRAHAAEIIAERLAPAEPRNDGRQTPYRNHPVFVAQHATATCCRSCLATWHGIAKGHRLDRGERAYVVEVIGRWIDRELATSIEGRGPGSSTSRRS, encoded by the coding sequence GTGCCCGACCCCGCCGAGATCGATGACCGGATTGACCGCGCGAGCGCGCGACCGTTCGGGCGGCGGTTCCACCTGCGCGGGCGCGAGCGGGCTACGGCTGAGCTGCGCGGTCCGCAGACGATGCGGGCTCACGCCGCGGAGATCATCGCGGAGCGGCTGGCGCCGGCCGAGCCGCGCAACGACGGCCGGCAGACCCCCTACCGCAACCACCCGGTCTTCGTGGCCCAGCACGCCACCGCGACCTGCTGCCGCAGCTGCCTGGCGACGTGGCACGGCATCGCGAAGGGGCATCGGCTCGACCGCGGCGAGCGGGCCTACGTGGTCGAGGTGATCGGGCGTTGGATCGACCGCGAGCTGGCGACCTCCATCGAAGGGCGGGGTCCCGGGAGCTCCACCTCACGCCGATCGTGA
- a CDS encoding SIS domain-containing protein: MVDKTDFVSALAAQADNLRVTADVVAKALASAELQPWREGETVAVIAMGASSHSGEALTAALAQLGVRAVNITASDLELAADGFQPGDHYLVVSESGQSPEPIRAAAGFTPGRRIGITNDPGAPLSSVVDVILPLGGWPDSRVYTSGFTGTLLAYAALIRRQCATAEVTDPATIPDLVASTLGDYGDYAEQAATLLEKVQAVDFVARGVSLAAATEGALVVREGARLHAAAYDTYQYIHGPMEPLTADSGLVVFGDARELPMVDMVLDRGTKVVLLTRADAADIPRPHHENLLVVPVPDAVAGIARAVLETVFVQMLTLRMTARSGIDINEFLFEQPDTKLNERTTQ; the protein is encoded by the coding sequence GTGGTCGACAAGACAGATTTCGTCTCCGCGCTCGCCGCGCAGGCCGACAACCTGCGGGTGACCGCGGACGTGGTTGCGAAGGCGCTCGCCTCTGCCGAGCTGCAGCCCTGGCGCGAGGGAGAGACCGTCGCGGTGATCGCGATGGGTGCCTCGAGCCACTCCGGCGAGGCGCTCACCGCCGCGTTGGCGCAGCTCGGTGTGCGGGCGGTCAACATCACCGCTTCCGACCTGGAGCTGGCGGCGGACGGCTTCCAGCCGGGCGACCACTACCTCGTCGTGTCCGAGTCCGGGCAGAGCCCCGAACCGATCCGTGCCGCTGCCGGGTTCACCCCGGGGCGGCGCATCGGCATCACGAACGACCCCGGCGCGCCGCTCTCCTCCGTGGTCGACGTCATCCTGCCGCTCGGCGGATGGCCCGACTCACGCGTCTACACCAGCGGATTCACCGGCACGCTCCTGGCGTACGCCGCCCTCATCCGGCGCCAGTGCGCGACGGCCGAGGTCACGGACCCGGCCACCATCCCTGACCTCGTCGCCTCGACGCTCGGTGACTACGGAGACTACGCCGAGCAGGCCGCGACGCTGCTGGAGAAGGTGCAGGCAGTCGACTTCGTTGCACGGGGCGTCTCCCTGGCGGCCGCCACAGAGGGCGCTCTGGTCGTCCGTGAGGGGGCCCGCCTGCACGCGGCGGCGTACGACACGTACCAGTACATCCACGGTCCGATGGAGCCGCTGACCGCCGACTCCGGCCTCGTCGTCTTCGGAGACGCACGCGAGCTCCCGATGGTCGACATGGTGCTCGACCGAGGCACCAAGGTCGTCCTCCTCACCCGCGCGGACGCTGCCGACATCCCCCGGCCTCACCACGAGAACCTGCTGGTGGTGCCGGTCCCAGATGCCGTCGCGGGCATCGCCCGGGCGGTGCTCGAGACCGTGTTCGTGCAGATGCTCACCCTGCGAATGACCGCCCGGTCCGGGATCGACATCAACGAGTTCCTCTTCGAGCAGCCGGACACCAAGCTGAACGAACGCACTACCCAGTAG
- a CDS encoding SDR family oxidoreductase, with product MADTVLVAGAGGVIGKHVADTYAARGVRVRGVSRRPVTDASSWEHLPVDLLDPESARRGLAGAADTTHLVFAAYIERPTVRELSQVNVALLENTLDALVACGAPVRHVTLYQGGKAYGAHLGYFNSPAKERDPRLVQPNFYYDQEDVLRARAAERGFDATVLRPEGVIGYAVGNPMNLLMVIAVYASICRELGQPLRFPGTVAAYDALYQVTDADLLARATVWSGSEPRAAGEVFNITNGDQFRWRQLWPTFACHFGMEVAEPQPVPLVDAMPAHRDVWERLVSRHDLRPTPYEDLVAWQFGDFLFRSEFDNVTSTVKARQAGFHDCLDSEDRFRELFDELVSRRVIPPVA from the coding sequence ATGGCTGACACCGTCTTGGTCGCTGGAGCCGGTGGCGTCATCGGCAAGCACGTGGCCGACACCTACGCCGCTCGTGGCGTCCGCGTGCGCGGGGTGAGCCGGCGGCCGGTGACCGACGCCTCGTCCTGGGAGCACCTTCCAGTCGACCTGCTGGACCCGGAGTCGGCCAGGAGGGGTCTCGCGGGCGCGGCTGACACCACGCACCTGGTGTTCGCGGCCTACATCGAGCGGCCCACCGTTCGAGAGCTGTCGCAGGTCAACGTCGCGCTGCTGGAGAACACCCTCGATGCCTTGGTTGCGTGCGGAGCGCCGGTACGCCACGTCACGCTCTACCAGGGCGGGAAGGCGTACGGGGCGCACCTCGGCTACTTCAACTCCCCGGCCAAAGAACGCGACCCACGGCTGGTTCAGCCCAACTTCTACTACGACCAGGAAGACGTGCTCCGCGCCAGGGCCGCCGAGCGCGGGTTCGACGCGACCGTGCTGCGGCCGGAGGGCGTGATCGGCTACGCGGTGGGCAACCCGATGAACCTGCTGATGGTGATCGCGGTCTACGCCAGCATCTGCCGCGAGCTGGGGCAGCCGTTGCGCTTCCCTGGCACGGTGGCGGCCTACGACGCGCTGTATCAGGTGACCGACGCCGATCTGCTGGCCCGGGCGACCGTGTGGTCGGGGTCGGAGCCCCGGGCTGCGGGGGAGGTCTTCAACATCACCAACGGGGACCAGTTCCGCTGGCGCCAGCTGTGGCCGACCTTCGCATGTCACTTCGGAATGGAGGTGGCCGAGCCACAACCAGTGCCGTTGGTCGACGCGATGCCGGCTCACCGTGACGTCTGGGAGCGCCTCGTGTCACGGCACGACCTGCGCCCCACGCCGTACGAGGACCTGGTGGCGTGGCAGTTCGGGGACTTTCTGTTCCGCTCGGAGTTCGACAACGTGACCTCGACCGTCAAGGCGCGACAGGCCGGCTTCCACGACTGCCTGGACTCGGAGGACCGCTTCCGCGAGCTGTTCGACGAGCTGGTCTCGCGTCGCGTGATTCCGCCGGTGGCCTGA
- a CDS encoding ROK family transcriptional regulator, translated as MSDLSRMTATTRTVSTINQGAIIQALRDHGPLPRVRIGELTGLSPATVNRLTTALIKRKLIVQDGQEPSTGGRPSVILRYTGGPRVVSSIHLRGDRVIGGLVDFDGNLIERQERLFSAESGGASTPDVDHRLEIVASLLSGLLALADRLGTPCLSVGVSVPGVVAEPDGRIGPLPELGWPELPLGEFLRSHTDLPLTIENDANALAYGEYRRGAGIGTSNMVAVLLDNGMGAGIISKGALHRGQHFEAGEIGYLLMERSSLRRSYGTLGDLEDRVGSAALTRSAHARGLGTRDNALLTAHDIIQLAQTNNPIAREMADEILDMVSMAVGALSVILDPEIIVVGSGITAGADDIIPQIQGRLSGRILRVPGLVPSTLGEDGVLLGAAELAMSEVDQVDFVPR; from the coding sequence GTGAGTGATCTCAGCCGTATGACCGCCACGACACGGACCGTCTCGACGATCAACCAGGGCGCCATCATCCAGGCTCTGAGAGACCACGGACCTCTGCCGCGCGTACGGATAGGGGAGCTCACCGGGTTGAGCCCGGCCACGGTGAACCGGTTGACCACGGCCCTCATCAAACGGAAGCTCATCGTCCAGGACGGCCAAGAGCCCTCGACCGGAGGCCGACCTTCAGTCATCCTGCGGTACACGGGCGGCCCGCGCGTCGTGTCGAGCATCCACCTGCGCGGAGACCGAGTCATCGGTGGTCTCGTCGACTTCGACGGCAACCTCATCGAACGCCAGGAGCGACTGTTCTCCGCCGAGTCCGGCGGAGCGTCGACACCAGACGTGGACCACCGGCTGGAGATCGTCGCCAGCCTTCTGTCTGGTCTCCTGGCACTCGCCGACCGGCTGGGAACGCCTTGTCTGAGCGTCGGGGTGTCGGTCCCCGGCGTGGTCGCTGAGCCGGACGGGCGGATCGGTCCGCTGCCAGAACTCGGGTGGCCGGAGCTGCCGCTGGGCGAATTCCTGCGGTCGCACACCGATCTCCCGCTCACCATCGAGAACGACGCGAACGCGTTGGCCTACGGGGAGTACCGCCGTGGTGCAGGCATCGGCACCAGCAACATGGTCGCGGTCCTGCTCGACAACGGCATGGGGGCCGGGATCATCAGCAAGGGCGCACTTCACCGCGGACAGCACTTCGAGGCCGGCGAGATCGGATACCTGCTGATGGAGCGGTCGTCCCTACGAAGGTCCTACGGCACGCTCGGAGACCTCGAGGACCGTGTCGGTTCCGCCGCGCTCACGCGCAGCGCCCACGCACGCGGCCTGGGCACCCGCGACAACGCGTTGCTCACCGCGCACGACATCATCCAGCTCGCGCAGACCAACAACCCGATCGCCCGCGAGATGGCCGATGAGATCCTCGACATGGTGTCGATGGCAGTGGGGGCCCTTTCGGTGATCCTCGACCCGGAGATCATCGTCGTGGGAAGTGGTATCACCGCGGGTGCCGACGACATCATCCCTCAGATCCAGGGCCGCCTGTCCGGGCGCATCTTGCGGGTGCCGGGACTGGTGCCGTCGACGCTGGGGGAGGACGGCGTGCTGCTCGGCGCCGCGGAGCTAGCGATGAGCGAGGTTGACCAAGTCGACTTCGTCCCGCGATAG